The following are encoded in a window of Deltaproteobacteria bacterium genomic DNA:
- a CDS encoding cytochrome c biogenesis protein CcdA → NFTRVTLYNSLAFILGFTIIFVALGASSSYIGSILRDYQELIMRIGGLLVIFFGLFIMGFIKFDFINREKKFHLQEKPAGYLGSVFVGIVFAAGWTPCIGPMLGSILSLATSEGSVLFGIQLLFVYSIGLGLPFLITSLALNTFLHHLPKVTRHMKVVTTLSGLILICVGLLLVTDRFTELTNFFQSIGLGWDIDISKL, encoded by the coding sequence AAAACTTTACCCGGGTAACGCTTTATAATTCTCTTGCCTTTATCCTTGGTTTTACGATCATCTTTGTCGCCCTTGGGGCATCTTCATCTTATATCGGTTCCATTCTTCGGGATTACCAGGAACTGATCATGAGAATTGGAGGTTTGCTCGTCATATTTTTCGGCCTTTTTATCATGGGTTTTATAAAATTTGACTTTATCAACAGGGAAAAGAAGTTTCATCTTCAGGAAAAACCGGCCGGATATCTTGGCTCTGTTTTTGTCGGTATTGTATTTGCCGCCGGCTGGACGCCCTGTATCGGTCCCATGCTTGGCTCTATTCTCTCTCTCGCCACATCGGAAGGCTCCGTTCTCTTCGGTATCCAGCTCCTTTTTGTCTATTCAATCGGTCTGGGGCTTCCTTTTCTGATAACTTCGCTGGCGCTGAACACCTTCCTTCATCATCTTCCGAAAGTGACGAGGCATATGAAGGTAGTTACCACCCTGAGCGGTCTCATCCTCATCTGTGTTGGATTGCTCCTCGTAACGGACAGGTTTACCGAACTGACCAA